From a single Leopardus geoffroyi isolate Oge1 chromosome E1, O.geoffroyi_Oge1_pat1.0, whole genome shotgun sequence genomic region:
- the NEURL4 gene encoding neuralized-like protein 4 isoform X4, whose amino-acid sequence MAAGSGGSGGSGGGPGPGPGGGGGGGGGPGGSGPGPGSGGGLGSGGELHPRTGRLVSLSACGRTARRQQPGQEFNHGLVLSREPLRDGRVFTVRIDRKVNSWSGSIEIGVTALDPSVLDFPSSATGLKGGSWVVSGCSVLRDGRSVLEEYGQDLDQLGEGDRVGVERTVAGELRLWVNGRDCGVAATGLPARVWAVVDLYGKCTQITVLPPEPGFSPPAPIPTPPLEPSAPPEDSALTEQGTPGDEDFASMELSEVVGNAILSAYNGGLLNVNLSSPPAGEGPGPSGAATSPVLTSNDALLFHEKCGTLIKLSNNNKTAERRRPLDEFNNGVVMTNRPLRDNEMFEIRIDKLVDKWSGSIEIGVTTHNPNSLEYPATMTNLQSGTIMMSGCGILTNGKGTRREYCEFSLDELQEGDHIGLTRKSNSALHFFINGIDQGVATPLTPPVVYGVVDLYGMAVKVTIVHDNNHSDRLRRNNAILRALSPEGALRRAAPAAQAEPERLLFHPNCGQKAAITHEGRTALRPHATDDFNHGVVLSSRALRDGEVFQVRIDKMVDKWAGSIEIGVTTHNPAYLQLPSTMTNLRSGTWMMTGNGVMHNGTTILDEYGHNLDRLKAGDTVGVVRREDGTLHFFVNGMTQGPAAWNVPPGVYAVVDLYGQAAQATIVDDVEVPPVPEPLPEGNNQVSPSSPSSGAGGSDLRFHQLHGSNAVITNGGRTALRHNCRSEFNDAIVISNRALRDGELFEIVIQKMVDRWSGSIEAGVTAIRPEDLEFPNTMTDIDYDTWMLSGTAIMQDGNTMRNNYGCDLDALGTGARIGMMRTAKGDLHYFINGQDQGAACSGLPPEVYAVVDLYGQCVQVSITNATGPMDNSLATSNTATEKSFPLHSPVAGVAHRFHSTCGKNVTLEEDGTRAVRAAGYAHGLVFSTKELKTEEVFEVKVDELDEKWAGSLRLGLTTLVPGDMGPGTGGGPALPPSLPELRTKTTWMVSSCEVRRDGQLQRMNYGRNLERLGVGSRVGIRRGADDTMHILVDGEDMGPAATGVAKNVWAVLDLYGPVRSVSVVSSTRLEESEGTQPPSPSSDTGSEGEEDDDGEEHSPRGQNQVAIMPTALEFLENHGKNILLSNGNRTATRVASYNQGIVVINQPLVPQLLVQVRIDFLNRQWTSSLVLGVITCPPERLNFPASACALKRAAWLLRGRGIFHNGLKICEKFGPNLDTCPEGTVLGLRLDSSGGLHLHVNGLDQGVAVPDVPQPCHAVVDLYGQCEQVTIVSPEPGAASGKSAGTQGDMEKADMVDGMKESVCWGPLPAASPLKSCEYHALCSRFQELLLLPEDYFMPPPKRSLCYCESCRKLRGDEAHRRRGEPPREYALPFGWCRFNLRVNPRLEAGTLTKKWHMAYHGSHVAAVRRVLDRGELGAGAASILSCRPLKGEPGVGFEEPGENCAPPREEQPPPVLLSPSLQYAGAETLASKVQFRDPKSQRTHQAQVAFQVCVRPGSYTPGPPSAALREPPDPHFSPAELEWVTKEKGATLLYALLVRVE is encoded by the exons ATGGCGGCGGGGTCGGGTGGGAGCGGGGGCTCTGGGGGAGGCCCCGGGCcggggccgggtgggggtgggggtgggggtgggggccccggCGGGAGCGGCCCAGGGCCGGGGTCCGGCGGGGGTCTGGGCAGCGGCGGGGAGCTGCACCCGCGCACCGGGCGCTTGGTGAGCCTGTCGGCCTGTGGGCGCACAGCGCGGCGGCAGCAGCCGGGCCAGGAGTTTAACCACGGGCTGGTGTTGAGCCGGGAGCCTTTGCGCGACGGCCGCGTCTTCACCGTCCGCATCGACCGCAAG GTCAACTCCTGGAGTGGCTCCATTGAGATTGGGGTGACGGCCCTGGACCCCAGTGTGCTGGACTTCCCAAGCAGCGCCACGGGGCTGAAGGGGGGCTCGTGGGTGGTGTCAGGCTGCTCAGTGCTGAGGGATGGACGTTCTGTGCTGGAGGAGTATGGTCAGGACCTGGACCAGCTCGGTGAAGGGGACCGTGTGGGCGTGGAGCGCACAGTTGCCGGGGAGCTGCGGCTCTGGGTGAACGGGCGGGACTGCGGGGTGGCCGCCACGGGCCTCCCCGCGCGTGTCTGGGCCGTTGTGGACCTTTACGGCAAGTGCACGCAGATCACCGTGCTACCCCCTGAGCCAGGTTTCAGCCCCCCTGCTCCCATCCCTACACCCCCCCTCGAGCCCTCCGCGCCCCCTGAAGATTCTGCCTTGACTGAACAGGGGACCCCGGGGGACGAAG ATTTTGCCAGCATGGAGCTCTCGGAGGTGGTGGGCAACGCCATCCTGTCTGCCTACAACGGGGGGCTCCTAAATGTGAACCTGAGCTCCCCCCCGGCCGGGGAAGGACCGGGGCCCAGCGGCGCTGCCACCTCGCCTGTCCTCACTTCCAACGACGCCCTGCTCTTTCACGAGAAGTGCGGAACCCTCATCAAACTCAGCAACAATAACAAGACGGCCGAGCGCCGCCGGCCCCTGGATGAGTTCAACAACGGCGTGGTCATGACCAACCGTCCGCTCCGGGACAACGAGATGTTTGAG ATCCGCATCGACAAGCTCGTGGATAAGTGGTCTGGCTCCATCGAGATCGGTGTCACCACCCACAACCCCAACAGCCTGGAGTACCCAGCCACCATGACCAACCTGCAGTCAG GCACCATCATGATGAGTGGCTGTGGGATCCTGACCAACGGCAAGGGCACCCGCCGGGAGTACTGTGAGTTCAGTCTGGATGAGCTACAG GAGGGCGACCACATCGGTCTCACGAGGAAGTCCAACTCCGCCCTGCATTTCTTCATTAACGGCATCGATCAGG GCGTGGCCACCCCGCTGACGCCCCCGGTGGTGTATGGAGTGGTGGACTTGTACGGGATGGCGGTGAAGGTGACCATCGTCCACGATAACAACCACAGCGACCGTCTGCGCCGGAACAACGCCATCCTGCGGGCCCTGTCTCCCGAGGGCGCCCTCCgccgcgccgcccccgccgctCAGGCCGAGCCCGAGCGCCTCCTCTTCCACCCGAACTGCGGGCAGAAGGCGGCCATCACCCACGAGGGACGCACCGCCTTGAGGCCCCA TGCCACCGATGACTTCAATCACGGCGTAGTGCTGAGCAGCAGAGCCCTGCGGGACGGAGAGGTGTTCCAGGTGCGCATCGACAAGATGGTGGACAAGTGGGCTGGCTCCATCGAGATCGGTGTCACCACCCACAACCCTGCCTACCTCCAGTTGCCCTCCACCATGACCAACCTGCGCTCGG GGACCTGGATGATGACCGGGAACGGGGTGATGCACAACGGGACGACCATCCTGGACGAGTACGGGCACAACCTTGACCGCCTCAAG GCAGGGGACACGGTGGGCGTGGTGCGGCGGGAGGACGGGACCCTGCACTTCTTCGTCAACGGGATGACTCAGGGCCCCGCGGCCTGGAACGTGCCCCCGGGTGTCTACGCAGTCGTGGACCTCTACGGCCAGGCGGCCCAAGCCACCATTGTGGACGACGTGG AGGTGCCCCCAGTCCCCGAGCCACTCCCCGAAGGGAACAACCAGGTGTCCCCGAGCTCCCCGTCATCGGGGGCCGGGGGCTCCGACCTGCGTTTCCACCAGCTACACGGCAGTAACGCAGTGATCACCAACGGGGGCCGCACCGCGCTCCGCCATAACTGCCGCAGCGAGTTCAACGACGCCATCGTCATCTCCAATCG GGCCCTGCGGGATGGGGAGCTGTTCGAAATTGTCATCCAGAAGATGGTGGACCGCTGGTCAGGCTCCATCGAGGCCG GAGTGACCGCTATTCGGCCAGAGGACCTTGAGTTCCCCAACACCATGACGGATATCGACTATGACACGTGGATGCTGAG TGGCACGGCCATCATGCAAGATGGAAACACGATGCGCAACAACTACGGGTGCGACCTCGACGCGCTGGGCACAGGCGCGCGCATCGGCATGATGCGAACGGCCAAGGGCGACCTGCACTACTTTATCAACGGCCAGGACCAAGGCGCCGCCTGCTCCGGCTTGCCTCCGG AAGTGTACGCGGTCGTGGATCTCTACGGCCAGTGTGTCCAAGTCTCCATCACCAACGCCACCGGCCCCATGGACAACAGCCTGGCGACCAGCAACACGGCCACTGAGAAGTCCTTCCCCCTGCACTCCCCAG TGGCTGGCGTGGCTCACCGCTTTCACAGCACGTGTGGCAAGAACGTCACTCTGGAGGAGGACGGCACGAGGGCGGTGCGCGCGGCCGGCTACGCTCACGGCCTGGTCTTCAGCACCAAGGAGCTCAAGACGGAGGAGGTGTTCGAG GTCAAAGTGGACGAGCTGGACGAGAAGTGGGCAGGCTCCCTGCGCCTGGGACTGACCACGCTGGTGCCCGGGGACATGGGGCCCGGCACGGGCGGGGGCCCGGCGCTGCCGCCCTCCCTGCCGGAGCTCCGGACAAAGACCACCTGGATGGTGTCCAGCTGCGAAGTGAGGCGCGACGGCCAGCTCCAGAGGATGAACTACGGCCGGAACCTggagaggctgggg GTGGGCAGCCGCGTGGGCATCCGCCGGGGGGCGGACGACACGATGCACATCCTGGTAGACGGAGAGGACATGGGGCCTGCAGCCACCGGTGTCGCCAAG AACGTGTGGGCCGTGCTGGACCTCTACGGGCCCGTACGGAGCGTGTCTGTGGTCAGCTCCACGAGGCTGGAGGAGTCGGAAGgcacccagcctccctcccccagctcggACACCGGCAGCGAGGGCGAGGAAGATGATGACGGGGAGGAGCACAGCCCGAGG GGCCAGAATCAAGTGGCCATTATGCCCACAGCCCTCGAGTTCCTGGAGAACCACGGGAAGAACATCCTCTTGTCCAACGGGAACCGCACCGCCACGCGGGTGGCCAGCTACAACCAGGGCATCGTTGTCATCAACCAGCCCCTGGTGCCCCAGCTGCTGGTCCAG GTGCGGATAGACTTCCTGAACCGGCAGTGGACGTCCTCCCTGGTCCTGGGCGTCATCACCTGCCCGCCCGAGAGGCTCAACTTCCCCGCTTCTGCCTGTGCCCTCAAGCGGGCAGCCTGGCTGCTGCGGGGCCGTGGCATCTTCCACAATGGTCTCAAG ATCTGTGAGAAGTTTGGGCCAAACCTGGACACGTGTCCTGAAGGCACCGTCCTGGGACTGCGGCTGGACAGCTCTGGGGGGCTGCACCTCCACGTCAATGGGCTGGACCAGGGGGTGGCCGTACCGGAcgtgccccagccctgccacgcGGTGGTGGACCTCTACGGCCAGTGCGAGCAG gtgaCCATCGTGAGTCCTGAACCAGGGGCTGCCAGTGGCAAGAGTGCGGGAACCCAAGGGGACATGGAGAAGGCGGACATGGTAGATG GTATGAAGGAGAGCGTGTGCTGGGGGCCGCTGCCTGCCGCCAGCCCTCTCAAGAGCTGCGAGTATCACGCCCTGTGCTCCCGCTTCCAAGAACTGCTGTTGCTTCCCG AGGATTACTTTATGCCTCCGCCCAAGCGAAGCCTGTGCTACTGTGAGTCTTGCCGGAAGCTTCGAGGGGACGAGGCCCACAGGCGCCGGGGAGAGCCCCCTCGGGAGTATGCCCTGCCCTTCGGCTGGTGCAGGTTCAACCTCAG GGTGAATCCCCGTCTGGAAGCTGGGACGCTAACCAAGAAGTGGCACATGGCATATCACGGGAGCCACGTGGCAGCCGTGCGGAGGGTGCTGGACCGAGGGGAGCTGGGAGCAG GCGCTGCCTCTATCCTGAGCTGCCGGCCGCTGAAGGGCGAGCCCGGGGTGGGGTTTGAGGAGCCCGGCGAGAACTGCGCCCCTCCCCGGGAGGAGCAGCCCCCTCCGGTGCTGCTCTCCCCGTCCCTGCAGTACGCTGGGGCCGAGACCCTGGCATCCAAAGTGCA ATTCCGGGACCCCAAATCCCAGCGGACGCACCAGGCCCAGGTGGCGTTCCAGGTGTGCGTGCGCCCCGGCTCCTACACCCCCGGGCCCCCCTCGGCCGCCCTCAGAGAACCTCCGGACCCTCACTTCAGCCCAGCCGAACTCGAGTGGGTGACCAAGGAGAAGGGGGCCACGCTCCTCTATGCCCTGCTGGTGCGGGTGGAATGA
- the NEURL4 gene encoding neuralized-like protein 4 isoform X2, with protein MAAGSGGSGGSGGGPGPGPGGGGGGGGGPGGSGPGPGSGGGLGSGGELHPRTGRLVSLSACGRTARRQQPGQEFNHGLVLSREPLRDGRVFTVRIDRKVNSWSGSIEIGVTALDPSVLDFPSSATGLKGGSWVVSGCSVLRDGRSVLEEYGQDLDQLGEGDRVGVERTVAGELRLWVNGRDCGVAATGLPARVWAVVDLYGKCTQITVLPPEPGFSPPAPIPTPPLEPSAPPEDSALTEQGTPGDEAFMVSPAQARPETFPNSLESHNDFASMELSEVVGNAILSAYNGGLLNVNLSSPPAGEGPGPSGAATSPVLTSNDALLFHEKCGTLIKLSNNNKTAERRRPLDEFNNGVVMTNRPLRDNEMFEIRIDKLVDKWSGSIEIGVTTHNPNSLEYPATMTNLQSGTIMMSGCGILTNGKGTRREYCEFSLDELQEGDHIGLTRKSNSALHFFINGIDQGVATPLTPPVVYGVVDLYGMAVKVTIVHDNNHSDRLRRNNAILRALSPEGALRRAAPAAQAEPERLLFHPNCGQKAAITHEGRTALRPHATDDFNHGVVLSSRALRDGEVFQVRIDKMVDKWAGSIEIGVTTHNPAYLQLPSTMTNLRSGTWMMTGNGVMHNGTTILDEYGHNLDRLKAGDTVGVVRREDGTLHFFVNGMTQGPAAWNVPPGVYAVVDLYGQAAQATIVDDVEVPPVPEPLPEGNNQVSPSSPSSGAGGSDLRFHQLHGSNAVITNGGRTALRHNCRSEFNDAIVISNRALRDGELFEIVIQKMVDRWSGSIEAGVTAIRPEDLEFPNTMTDIDYDTWMLSGTAIMQDGNTMRNNYGCDLDALGTGARIGMMRTAKGDLHYFINGQDQGAACSGLPPEVYAVVDLYGQCVQVSITNATGPMDNSLATSNTATEKSFPLHSPVAGVAHRFHSTCGKNVTLEEDGTRAVRAAGYAHGLVFSTKELKTEEVFEVKVDELDEKWAGSLRLGLTTLVPGDMGPGTGGGPALPPSLPELRTKTTWMVSSCEVRRDGQLQRMNYGRNLERLGVGSRVGIRRGADDTMHILVDGEDMGPAATGVAKNVWAVLDLYGPVRSVSVVSSTRLEESEGTQPPSPSSDTGSEGEEDDDGEEHSPRGQNQVAIMPTALEFLENHGKNILLSNGNRTATRVASYNQGIVVINQPLVPQLLVQVRIDFLNRQWTSSLVLGVITCPPERLNFPASACALKRAAWLLRGRGIFHNGLKICEKFGPNLDTCPEGTVLGLRLDSSGGLHLHVNGLDQGVAVPDVPQPCHAVVDLYGQCEQVTIVSPEPGAASGKSAGTQGDMEKADMVDGMKESVCWGPLPAASPLKSCEYHALCSRFQELLLLPEDYFMPPPKRSLCYCESCRKLRGDEAHRRRGEPPREYALPFGWCRFNLRVNPRLEAGTLTKKWHMAYHGSHVAAVRRVLDRGELGAGAASILSCRPLKGEPGVGFEEPGENCAPPREEQPPPVLLSPSLQYAGAETLASKVQFRDPKSQRTHQAQVAFQVCVRPGSYTPGPPSAALREPPDPHFSPAELEWVTKEKGATLLYALLVRVE; from the exons ATGGCGGCGGGGTCGGGTGGGAGCGGGGGCTCTGGGGGAGGCCCCGGGCcggggccgggtgggggtgggggtgggggtgggggccccggCGGGAGCGGCCCAGGGCCGGGGTCCGGCGGGGGTCTGGGCAGCGGCGGGGAGCTGCACCCGCGCACCGGGCGCTTGGTGAGCCTGTCGGCCTGTGGGCGCACAGCGCGGCGGCAGCAGCCGGGCCAGGAGTTTAACCACGGGCTGGTGTTGAGCCGGGAGCCTTTGCGCGACGGCCGCGTCTTCACCGTCCGCATCGACCGCAAG GTCAACTCCTGGAGTGGCTCCATTGAGATTGGGGTGACGGCCCTGGACCCCAGTGTGCTGGACTTCCCAAGCAGCGCCACGGGGCTGAAGGGGGGCTCGTGGGTGGTGTCAGGCTGCTCAGTGCTGAGGGATGGACGTTCTGTGCTGGAGGAGTATGGTCAGGACCTGGACCAGCTCGGTGAAGGGGACCGTGTGGGCGTGGAGCGCACAGTTGCCGGGGAGCTGCGGCTCTGGGTGAACGGGCGGGACTGCGGGGTGGCCGCCACGGGCCTCCCCGCGCGTGTCTGGGCCGTTGTGGACCTTTACGGCAAGTGCACGCAGATCACCGTGCTACCCCCTGAGCCAGGTTTCAGCCCCCCTGCTCCCATCCCTACACCCCCCCTCGAGCCCTCCGCGCCCCCTGAAGATTCTGCCTTGACTGAACAGGGGACCCCGGGGGACGAAG CCTTCATGGTGTCCCCAGCGCAGGCCCGGCCGGAGACGTTTCCTAACAGCCTTGAGTCGCATAATG ATTTTGCCAGCATGGAGCTCTCGGAGGTGGTGGGCAACGCCATCCTGTCTGCCTACAACGGGGGGCTCCTAAATGTGAACCTGAGCTCCCCCCCGGCCGGGGAAGGACCGGGGCCCAGCGGCGCTGCCACCTCGCCTGTCCTCACTTCCAACGACGCCCTGCTCTTTCACGAGAAGTGCGGAACCCTCATCAAACTCAGCAACAATAACAAGACGGCCGAGCGCCGCCGGCCCCTGGATGAGTTCAACAACGGCGTGGTCATGACCAACCGTCCGCTCCGGGACAACGAGATGTTTGAG ATCCGCATCGACAAGCTCGTGGATAAGTGGTCTGGCTCCATCGAGATCGGTGTCACCACCCACAACCCCAACAGCCTGGAGTACCCAGCCACCATGACCAACCTGCAGTCAG GCACCATCATGATGAGTGGCTGTGGGATCCTGACCAACGGCAAGGGCACCCGCCGGGAGTACTGTGAGTTCAGTCTGGATGAGCTACAG GAGGGCGACCACATCGGTCTCACGAGGAAGTCCAACTCCGCCCTGCATTTCTTCATTAACGGCATCGATCAGG GCGTGGCCACCCCGCTGACGCCCCCGGTGGTGTATGGAGTGGTGGACTTGTACGGGATGGCGGTGAAGGTGACCATCGTCCACGATAACAACCACAGCGACCGTCTGCGCCGGAACAACGCCATCCTGCGGGCCCTGTCTCCCGAGGGCGCCCTCCgccgcgccgcccccgccgctCAGGCCGAGCCCGAGCGCCTCCTCTTCCACCCGAACTGCGGGCAGAAGGCGGCCATCACCCACGAGGGACGCACCGCCTTGAGGCCCCA TGCCACCGATGACTTCAATCACGGCGTAGTGCTGAGCAGCAGAGCCCTGCGGGACGGAGAGGTGTTCCAGGTGCGCATCGACAAGATGGTGGACAAGTGGGCTGGCTCCATCGAGATCGGTGTCACCACCCACAACCCTGCCTACCTCCAGTTGCCCTCCACCATGACCAACCTGCGCTCGG GGACCTGGATGATGACCGGGAACGGGGTGATGCACAACGGGACGACCATCCTGGACGAGTACGGGCACAACCTTGACCGCCTCAAG GCAGGGGACACGGTGGGCGTGGTGCGGCGGGAGGACGGGACCCTGCACTTCTTCGTCAACGGGATGACTCAGGGCCCCGCGGCCTGGAACGTGCCCCCGGGTGTCTACGCAGTCGTGGACCTCTACGGCCAGGCGGCCCAAGCCACCATTGTGGACGACGTGG AGGTGCCCCCAGTCCCCGAGCCACTCCCCGAAGGGAACAACCAGGTGTCCCCGAGCTCCCCGTCATCGGGGGCCGGGGGCTCCGACCTGCGTTTCCACCAGCTACACGGCAGTAACGCAGTGATCACCAACGGGGGCCGCACCGCGCTCCGCCATAACTGCCGCAGCGAGTTCAACGACGCCATCGTCATCTCCAATCG GGCCCTGCGGGATGGGGAGCTGTTCGAAATTGTCATCCAGAAGATGGTGGACCGCTGGTCAGGCTCCATCGAGGCCG GAGTGACCGCTATTCGGCCAGAGGACCTTGAGTTCCCCAACACCATGACGGATATCGACTATGACACGTGGATGCTGAG TGGCACGGCCATCATGCAAGATGGAAACACGATGCGCAACAACTACGGGTGCGACCTCGACGCGCTGGGCACAGGCGCGCGCATCGGCATGATGCGAACGGCCAAGGGCGACCTGCACTACTTTATCAACGGCCAGGACCAAGGCGCCGCCTGCTCCGGCTTGCCTCCGG AAGTGTACGCGGTCGTGGATCTCTACGGCCAGTGTGTCCAAGTCTCCATCACCAACGCCACCGGCCCCATGGACAACAGCCTGGCGACCAGCAACACGGCCACTGAGAAGTCCTTCCCCCTGCACTCCCCAG TGGCTGGCGTGGCTCACCGCTTTCACAGCACGTGTGGCAAGAACGTCACTCTGGAGGAGGACGGCACGAGGGCGGTGCGCGCGGCCGGCTACGCTCACGGCCTGGTCTTCAGCACCAAGGAGCTCAAGACGGAGGAGGTGTTCGAG GTCAAAGTGGACGAGCTGGACGAGAAGTGGGCAGGCTCCCTGCGCCTGGGACTGACCACGCTGGTGCCCGGGGACATGGGGCCCGGCACGGGCGGGGGCCCGGCGCTGCCGCCCTCCCTGCCGGAGCTCCGGACAAAGACCACCTGGATGGTGTCCAGCTGCGAAGTGAGGCGCGACGGCCAGCTCCAGAGGATGAACTACGGCCGGAACCTggagaggctgggg GTGGGCAGCCGCGTGGGCATCCGCCGGGGGGCGGACGACACGATGCACATCCTGGTAGACGGAGAGGACATGGGGCCTGCAGCCACCGGTGTCGCCAAG AACGTGTGGGCCGTGCTGGACCTCTACGGGCCCGTACGGAGCGTGTCTGTGGTCAGCTCCACGAGGCTGGAGGAGTCGGAAGgcacccagcctccctcccccagctcggACACCGGCAGCGAGGGCGAGGAAGATGATGACGGGGAGGAGCACAGCCCGAGG GGCCAGAATCAAGTGGCCATTATGCCCACAGCCCTCGAGTTCCTGGAGAACCACGGGAAGAACATCCTCTTGTCCAACGGGAACCGCACCGCCACGCGGGTGGCCAGCTACAACCAGGGCATCGTTGTCATCAACCAGCCCCTGGTGCCCCAGCTGCTGGTCCAG GTGCGGATAGACTTCCTGAACCGGCAGTGGACGTCCTCCCTGGTCCTGGGCGTCATCACCTGCCCGCCCGAGAGGCTCAACTTCCCCGCTTCTGCCTGTGCCCTCAAGCGGGCAGCCTGGCTGCTGCGGGGCCGTGGCATCTTCCACAATGGTCTCAAG ATCTGTGAGAAGTTTGGGCCAAACCTGGACACGTGTCCTGAAGGCACCGTCCTGGGACTGCGGCTGGACAGCTCTGGGGGGCTGCACCTCCACGTCAATGGGCTGGACCAGGGGGTGGCCGTACCGGAcgtgccccagccctgccacgcGGTGGTGGACCTCTACGGCCAGTGCGAGCAG gtgaCCATCGTGAGTCCTGAACCAGGGGCTGCCAGTGGCAAGAGTGCGGGAACCCAAGGGGACATGGAGAAGGCGGACATGGTAGATG GTATGAAGGAGAGCGTGTGCTGGGGGCCGCTGCCTGCCGCCAGCCCTCTCAAGAGCTGCGAGTATCACGCCCTGTGCTCCCGCTTCCAAGAACTGCTGTTGCTTCCCG AGGATTACTTTATGCCTCCGCCCAAGCGAAGCCTGTGCTACTGTGAGTCTTGCCGGAAGCTTCGAGGGGACGAGGCCCACAGGCGCCGGGGAGAGCCCCCTCGGGAGTATGCCCTGCCCTTCGGCTGGTGCAGGTTCAACCTCAG GGTGAATCCCCGTCTGGAAGCTGGGACGCTAACCAAGAAGTGGCACATGGCATATCACGGGAGCCACGTGGCAGCCGTGCGGAGGGTGCTGGACCGAGGGGAGCTGGGAGCAG GCGCTGCCTCTATCCTGAGCTGCCGGCCGCTGAAGGGCGAGCCCGGGGTGGGGTTTGAGGAGCCCGGCGAGAACTGCGCCCCTCCCCGGGAGGAGCAGCCCCCTCCGGTGCTGCTCTCCCCGTCCCTGCAGTACGCTGGGGCCGAGACCCTGGCATCCAAAGTGCA ATTCCGGGACCCCAAATCCCAGCGGACGCACCAGGCCCAGGTGGCGTTCCAGGTGTGCGTGCGCCCCGGCTCCTACACCCCCGGGCCCCCCTCGGCCGCCCTCAGAGAACCTCCGGACCCTCACTTCAGCCCAGCCGAACTCGAGTGGGTGACCAAGGAGAAGGGGGCCACGCTCCTCTATGCCCTGCTGGTGCGGGTGGAATGA